The sequence CAGTGTTCGATACGGCTTTCCACCAAACGATGCCAGAGAGCGCATTTTTATATAGTTTGCCCTATGAATACTATGAGAAATATGGCATTCGTAAATATGGATTCCACGGCACTTCCCATAAATATGTCACACATCGTGCAGCCGAATTAATGGAGACGCCAATTGAAGAATTGCGTATTCTTTCCTGTCATTTAGGCAACGGTGCAAGTATTGCTGCGGTTAAAGGCGGCAAGTCGATTGATACATCAATGGGCTTCACGCCACTGGCAGGTGTGACAATGGGAACTCGTTCAGGAAACATTGACCCTGCTCTCATTCCTTACATTATGGAAAAAACCGGCCAATCTGTAGAAGAAGTCGTGGCTACGCTTAATAAAAAAAGCGGCTTGTTAGGTATAACGGGCTTTTCAAGTGATTTGCGTGATATTGAAGCGGCTGCGAAAGAAGGAGACGAACGAGCACAGGTGGCTCTTGATGTGTTTGCGTCTCGGATTCATAAGTATGTTGGTTCATATGCGGCACGTATGGGCGGACTCGATGCGATTGTCTTTACTGCTGGCATTGGCGAAAACAGCGTCACCATCCGGGAAAGGGTTCTAAAAGGGCTCAGCTTTATGGGTGTTGATGTTGATTTGGAAAAAAATAATGTCCGCGGCAAAGAAGCGTTTATTGAAAAAGCGGGCGCTCCAGTTAAAATCATTGTCATCCCAACCAACGAAGAAGTCATGATTGCTCGTGACACGGTTCGGTTAACATCATAGATACAGCTCGCCTTGCCCCTACGGTTAAAACCGAAGGGGCAAGGCTGTTTTTTTATCTAGTGCTTTCCGTAAGAGAAGTTTTGCCTTTCTGAAGAGAAGTAGATAAGATAGAAGCGGAGGTGTCTGGCAATGACAGTCAACGGCTTTTATTTGATTCGTGACCGTGAAATTAAACAGGCAGCTAACGGCTCGCTCTACGCCAATTTTACACTGCTAAAACAACATACGATTCTGTCTGCGAGGCTTTGGGATATAACAGACGACCAACAAGATAAATTTGTGCCAAAAGCAATTGTAAAAATTGAAGGGAAACTAGAAACCTTTCGCTCTAAACAACAAGTGACGATCCAAAAGATTCGCTTAGCTACTGAAGAAGACGGGATCAACCGTACCGAATTGGTATCGAAAAAAGGGGTTTCCAGAGAGGATTTGTGGCATGAGCTGCGGATGATCATGGAAGAAATCCAATCACCAGTTCTTCAACTTGTCATAAAAAAGCTTTATGGCGATCGATCCATCCGTGAACGCTTTACAACCATCCCTGCTGCTAAAAAATTGCATCATGCTTATTATGCAGGCTTGCTTGAGCAGACGGTGGAGTTGGCCGCTGCTTGTTTGCAACTTCTTCCTTTGTACCCTGACTTGGACAAAGACGTAGCCCTTGCCACTTGTTTGCTCGGCGACATTGGCAAAGTAAAAGCATTGGAAGATCCGTTTGCCCCTGAATACACCTCCACAGGTGAGTTAATCGGCCATTTGGCATTAAGTTCAGAAATGATCAGCCAAGCGGCTAATGAACAGGGGTTGGACGTAAACGACCAAAAATTACTGGCAGTTAAACACGGGATATTGGCTCAATATGGCGAAACGGAGTCAGGGTTGTCAAGCACCGTCCAAGCAAAAACGAAAGAGGCGCTTTTTTATTACTATATCAAGCGGATGAATACAGAATTACGGGCATTGCAGCAAGCTGAAGGCGGAGAACAAGACTTTGTCTATCTCGATTTGTTTAAGCGAAAGATGGCTGTCGGAAAGGCTTTTAATCAAGAGGAGGAAGCTGAGTGAAGACGGAGATTGCCTTGATGCACGATCGCGTACGCAAGTATGAAAAACAGTTATACGAACAAGCGCAAAGCCCTATCACAACGCCTGTCCCTTTGCAAAAGGCAGCGATGCAGACATTAGCTCAGTTAGAACCGTTTGTTCTCCAATTGCATAACTTTATCACAAAAGATGACTGGTTTAAACAGCGTGCAAAGGAAACGTTTACGCGACTTCCTGTTGACGCAAGTGAACAACAGATCATCATCCATGAACAAAAGCTAGATCGCGAGGAAGCCAAAATACGGCTTCTGTCTGCAGGCAAAGGAGCCTATTTAGCGAAAGGCAAAAGAATGGGATTGACTTTGCCAGCGCAACTGTACACATGTGGACGGGCGATTGCTCTGCTCGGGCATGCTTATGGGTATAAAGGAGACACCGCGCTTGAATCACTGTATGCGATTCGCCTACTCCACCTATCCTTTTTGCCGCGCTATGCGCGCCTCGCTGAATGGGAACTCCTGCAAAAGGAGCTTGCTGAGCATGAAAAAGGTCAACCTTTTTACCAATCAAGGGAAAATTTATTCAGTGATGAATTACTTGTGTCTTTGGCTTTGCAATCGATGAAATGGGGGCTTTTTCATTCAGTAAGTAATAAGCAGGTTGCTGGCAAAAGCTTGGCGACATCTGCGGTCGGCGCTTACAGTTTTTATAAGCAAACACAGGCAGCCCTCGCTGCTGCACGTGCTTTTTACCAAAAACGGTGGCTAAATTCAAGGGAGCGCATATACTATACAAAAACCAGGCAATGACTCAATCAGGCCTAGTTATTAATATAGATTATTTGGCGAAACCCCTTGTCAAAA is a genomic window of Shouchella clausii containing:
- a CDS encoding EcsC family protein produces the protein MKTEIALMHDRVRKYEKQLYEQAQSPITTPVPLQKAAMQTLAQLEPFVLQLHNFITKDDWFKQRAKETFTRLPVDASEQQIIIHEQKLDREEAKIRLLSAGKGAYLAKGKRMGLTLPAQLYTCGRAIALLGHAYGYKGDTALESLYAIRLLHLSFLPRYARLAEWELLQKELAEHEKGQPFYQSRENLFSDELLVSLALQSMKWGLFHSVSNKQVAGKSLATSAVGAYSFYKQTQAALAAARAFYQKRWLNSRERIYYTKTRQ
- a CDS encoding acetate kinase, encoding MAKIIAINAGSSSLKFQLLAMPEETVIAKGLVERIGLKNSIFTIEANGQQHELTEDIPDHAAAVKLLLKDLTGRGIIASLEEIEGIGHRVVHGGEKFNDSVVITDKVLQGIEEVSELAPLHNPANITGIKAFKEVLPNVPAVAVFDTAFHQTMPESAFLYSLPYEYYEKYGIRKYGFHGTSHKYVTHRAAELMETPIEELRILSCHLGNGASIAAVKGGKSIDTSMGFTPLAGVTMGTRSGNIDPALIPYIMEKTGQSVEEVVATLNKKSGLLGITGFSSDLRDIEAAAKEGDERAQVALDVFASRIHKYVGSYAARMGGLDAIVFTAGIGENSVTIRERVLKGLSFMGVDVDLEKNNVRGKEAFIEKAGAPVKIIVIPTNEEVMIARDTVRLTS
- a CDS encoding 3'-5' exoribonuclease YhaM family protein, producing MTVNGFYLIRDREIKQAANGSLYANFTLLKQHTILSARLWDITDDQQDKFVPKAIVKIEGKLETFRSKQQVTIQKIRLATEEDGINRTELVSKKGVSREDLWHELRMIMEEIQSPVLQLVIKKLYGDRSIRERFTTIPAAKKLHHAYYAGLLEQTVELAAACLQLLPLYPDLDKDVALATCLLGDIGKVKALEDPFAPEYTSTGELIGHLALSSEMISQAANEQGLDVNDQKLLAVKHGILAQYGETESGLSSTVQAKTKEALFYYYIKRMNTELRALQQAEGGEQDFVYLDLFKRKMAVGKAFNQEEEAE